A genomic stretch from Megalobrama amblycephala isolate DHTTF-2021 linkage group LG22, ASM1881202v1, whole genome shotgun sequence includes:
- the asic1c gene encoding acid-sensing ion channel 1C isoform X2 codes for MEEMSASNQEAINKDSLMDDAKRRSSRRRLKMTLTHNAKDVTTSFVLRTKVHGLKHAFSPHKSKIQRLFWLLALFVCLGLLFTWSWNRILYLLSYPAVTKIYMVWTRNMTFPAVTFCNQNLFRLSSLTKADVYHSGYWMDIMHLNHTVNRQSVSVLKHSRHGERLLNLLDFSNYSPPPDHQLNTTEMIDRLGHQLEDMLLECRFRGENCTYKNFSPIYTRYGKCYTFNSGLDGNPLLTTLKGGTGNGLEIMLDIQQDEYLPVWGDTDETSYEAGIKVQIHSQDEPPFIDQLGFGVAPGFQTFVSCQQQLLQYLPPPWGDCRSAPMDSEYFSTYSITACRIDCETRYLLENCNCRMVHMPGTSTVCTPEQYKDCADPALDFLVEKDNDYCVCDTPCNMTRYGKELSMVKIPSKASAKYLAKKFNKTEQYIADNILVLDIFFEALNYEKIEQKKAYEVAGLLGDIGGQMGLFIGASVLTILEIFDYLYEVFKDKVLGYFLRKRRPHRSASDNLSTCDTLRSHSDSLGFAPNVLPSHPAIGNFEEFAC; via the exons ATGGAGGAGATGTCCGCATCCAATCAGGAGGCAATAAACAAAGACTCTCTGATGGATGATGCCAAGAGACGCAGCAGCCGGAGGAGACTCAAAATGACTTTAACCCACAACGCTAAGGATGTTACAACCTCGTTTGTTCTTAGAACAAAAGTCCATGGGCTGAAACACGCATTCTCCCCACACAAATCTAAAATCCAGCGCTTGTTTTGGCTCCTGGCCCTCTTTGTTTGCCTGGGGCTCCTCTTCACGTGGTCGTGGAATCGAATCCTGTATCTTCTTTCCTACCCAGCCGTGACCAAGATCTACATGGTTTGGACTCGCAACATGACGTTTCCGGCTGTTACGTTCTGCAACCAGAACCTCTTCCGCCTGTCCAGCCTCACCAAAGCAGACGTCTACCACAGCGGCTACTGGATGGACATCATGCACCTGAACCACACGGTCAACCGACAGAGCGTTTCTGTGCTCAAACACAGTCGACACGGTGAGAGGTTGCTGAATCTTCTCGACTTCTCCAACTACAGCCCGCCTCCTGACCACCAACTCAACACCACGGAGATGATTGACAGGTTGGGCCACCAATTAGAAGACATGCTGCTGGAATGCAGGTTCCGGGGTGAAAACTGCACTTACAAGAACTTCAGCCCT ATTTACACCAGATACGGGAAATGTTACACATTCAACTCTGGTCTAGATGGAAACCCCTTGTTGACGACTTTAAAAGGCGGAACGGGAAATGGGCTGGAAATCATGCTGGATATTCAACAGGATGAGTACTTGCCAGTTTGGGGTGACACAG ACGAAACCTCATACGAAGCAGGCATCAAAGTTCAGATCCACAGTCAGGATGAGCCGCCCTTCATAGATCAGCTGGGATTTGGTGTGGCCCCTGGTTTTCAAACTTTTGTGTCTTGTCAGCAGCAACTG CTCCAGTATCTTCCTCCTCCGTGGGGCGACTGCAGATCCGCCCCGATGGACTCCGAATACTTCTCCACCTACAGCATCACAGCCTGTCGCATCGACTGTGAGACCCGCTACCTGCTAGAAAACTGCAACTGCAGAATGGTGCACATGCCAG GCACCTCTACCGTCTGCACGCCCGAGCAGTACAAAGACTGTGCTGATCCAGCTTTAG ATTTTCTTGTGGAGAAGGACAACGATTACTGCGTTTGCGATACGCCATGCAACATGACTCGATACGGTAAAGAGCTGTCCATGGTGAAGATACCCAGCAAGGCTTCTGCGAAATATCTTGCCAAGAAGTTCAACAAAACAGAACAGTACATTGC GGACAACATACTGGTGCTGGATATCTTTTTTGAGGCTCTGAACTATGAGAAAATTGAACAAAAGAAGGCCTATGAAGTTGCTGGATTACTTG GTGATATTGGTGGTCAGATGGGTCTGTTTATAGGAGCCAGTGTCTTGACAATATTGgagatatttgattatttgtatGAG GTTTTTAAGGACAAAGTGCTGGGATATTTTCTACGCAAGAGACGGCCACATCGGAGCGCTAGTGACAATCTG AGCACATGCGACACACTCCGGAGTCACTCGGACAGTCTCGGATTCGCGCCGAACGTGCTACCTAGTCACCCGGCTATAGGCAACTTCGAGGAATTCGCTTGTTGA
- the asic1c gene encoding acid-sensing ion channel 1C isoform X1, translating to MEEMSASNQEAINKDSLMDDAKRRSSRRRLKMTLTHNAKDVTTSFVLRTKVHGLKHAFSPHKSKIQRLFWLLALFVCLGLLFTWSWNRILYLLSYPAVTKIYMVWTRNMTFPAVTFCNQNLFRLSSLTKADVYHSGYWMDIMHLNHTVNRQSVSVLKHSRHGERLLNLLDFSNYSPPPDHQLNTTEMIDRLGHQLEDMLLECRFRGENCTYKNFSPIYTRYGKCYTFNSGLDGNPLLTTLKGGTGNGLEIMLDIQQDEYLPVWGDTDETSYEAGIKVQIHSQDEPPFIDQLGFGVAPGFQTFVSCQQQLLQYLPPPWGDCRSAPMDSEYFSTYSITACRIDCETRYLLENCNCRMVHMPGTSTVCTPEQYKDCADPALDFLVEKDNDYCVCDTPCNMTRYGKELSMVKIPSKASAKYLAKKFNKTEQYIADNILVLDIFFEALNYEKIEQKKAYEVAGLLGDIGGQMGLFIGASVLTILEIFDYLYEVFKDKVLGYFLRKRRPHRSASDNLDFPENSTSPGVTPNHVPSFQDGDDVLQKFRAHATHSGVTRTVSDSRRTCYLVTRL from the exons ATGGAGGAGATGTCCGCATCCAATCAGGAGGCAATAAACAAAGACTCTCTGATGGATGATGCCAAGAGACGCAGCAGCCGGAGGAGACTCAAAATGACTTTAACCCACAACGCTAAGGATGTTACAACCTCGTTTGTTCTTAGAACAAAAGTCCATGGGCTGAAACACGCATTCTCCCCACACAAATCTAAAATCCAGCGCTTGTTTTGGCTCCTGGCCCTCTTTGTTTGCCTGGGGCTCCTCTTCACGTGGTCGTGGAATCGAATCCTGTATCTTCTTTCCTACCCAGCCGTGACCAAGATCTACATGGTTTGGACTCGCAACATGACGTTTCCGGCTGTTACGTTCTGCAACCAGAACCTCTTCCGCCTGTCCAGCCTCACCAAAGCAGACGTCTACCACAGCGGCTACTGGATGGACATCATGCACCTGAACCACACGGTCAACCGACAGAGCGTTTCTGTGCTCAAACACAGTCGACACGGTGAGAGGTTGCTGAATCTTCTCGACTTCTCCAACTACAGCCCGCCTCCTGACCACCAACTCAACACCACGGAGATGATTGACAGGTTGGGCCACCAATTAGAAGACATGCTGCTGGAATGCAGGTTCCGGGGTGAAAACTGCACTTACAAGAACTTCAGCCCT ATTTACACCAGATACGGGAAATGTTACACATTCAACTCTGGTCTAGATGGAAACCCCTTGTTGACGACTTTAAAAGGCGGAACGGGAAATGGGCTGGAAATCATGCTGGATATTCAACAGGATGAGTACTTGCCAGTTTGGGGTGACACAG ACGAAACCTCATACGAAGCAGGCATCAAAGTTCAGATCCACAGTCAGGATGAGCCGCCCTTCATAGATCAGCTGGGATTTGGTGTGGCCCCTGGTTTTCAAACTTTTGTGTCTTGTCAGCAGCAACTG CTCCAGTATCTTCCTCCTCCGTGGGGCGACTGCAGATCCGCCCCGATGGACTCCGAATACTTCTCCACCTACAGCATCACAGCCTGTCGCATCGACTGTGAGACCCGCTACCTGCTAGAAAACTGCAACTGCAGAATGGTGCACATGCCAG GCACCTCTACCGTCTGCACGCCCGAGCAGTACAAAGACTGTGCTGATCCAGCTTTAG ATTTTCTTGTGGAGAAGGACAACGATTACTGCGTTTGCGATACGCCATGCAACATGACTCGATACGGTAAAGAGCTGTCCATGGTGAAGATACCCAGCAAGGCTTCTGCGAAATATCTTGCCAAGAAGTTCAACAAAACAGAACAGTACATTGC GGACAACATACTGGTGCTGGATATCTTTTTTGAGGCTCTGAACTATGAGAAAATTGAACAAAAGAAGGCCTATGAAGTTGCTGGATTACTTG GTGATATTGGTGGTCAGATGGGTCTGTTTATAGGAGCCAGTGTCTTGACAATATTGgagatatttgattatttgtatGAG GTTTTTAAGGACAAAGTGCTGGGATATTTTCTACGCAAGAGACGGCCACATCGGAGCGCTAGTGACAATCTG GATTTCCCCGAGAATTCCACCAGCCCTGGTGTCACGCCTAACCATGTCCCCAG CTTTCAAGATGGAGATGATGTTTTGCAGAAGTTCAG AGCACATGCGACACACTCCGGAGTCACTCGGACAGTCTCGGATTCGCGCCGAACGTGCTACCTAGTCACCCGGCTATAG
- the asic1c gene encoding acid-sensing ion channel 1C isoform X5, with translation MEEMSASNQEAINKDSLMDDAKRRSSRRRLKMTLTHNAKDVTTSFVLRTKVHGLKHAFSPHKSKIQRLFWLLALFVCLGLLFTWSWNRILYLLSYPAVTKIYMVWTRNMTFPAVTFCNQNLFRLSSLTKADVYHSGYWMDIMHLNHTVNRQSVSVLKHSRHGERLLNLLDFSNYSPPPDHQLNTTEMIDRLGHQLEDMLLECRFRGENCTYKNFSPIYTRYGKCYTFNSGLDGNPLLTTLKGGTGNGLEIMLDIQQDEYLPVWGDTDETSYEAGIKVQIHSQDEPPFIDQLGFGVAPGFQTFVSCQQQLLQYLPPPWGDCRSAPMDSEYFSTYSITACRIDCETRYLLENCNCRMVHMPGTSTVCTPEQYKDCADPALDFLVEKDNDYCVCDTPCNMTRYGKELSMVKIPSKASAKYLAKKFNKTEQYIADNILVLDIFFEALNYEKIEQKKAYEVAGLLGDIGGQMGLFIGASVLTILEIFDYLYEVFKDKVLGYFLRKRRPHRSASDNLLSRWR, from the exons ATGGAGGAGATGTCCGCATCCAATCAGGAGGCAATAAACAAAGACTCTCTGATGGATGATGCCAAGAGACGCAGCAGCCGGAGGAGACTCAAAATGACTTTAACCCACAACGCTAAGGATGTTACAACCTCGTTTGTTCTTAGAACAAAAGTCCATGGGCTGAAACACGCATTCTCCCCACACAAATCTAAAATCCAGCGCTTGTTTTGGCTCCTGGCCCTCTTTGTTTGCCTGGGGCTCCTCTTCACGTGGTCGTGGAATCGAATCCTGTATCTTCTTTCCTACCCAGCCGTGACCAAGATCTACATGGTTTGGACTCGCAACATGACGTTTCCGGCTGTTACGTTCTGCAACCAGAACCTCTTCCGCCTGTCCAGCCTCACCAAAGCAGACGTCTACCACAGCGGCTACTGGATGGACATCATGCACCTGAACCACACGGTCAACCGACAGAGCGTTTCTGTGCTCAAACACAGTCGACACGGTGAGAGGTTGCTGAATCTTCTCGACTTCTCCAACTACAGCCCGCCTCCTGACCACCAACTCAACACCACGGAGATGATTGACAGGTTGGGCCACCAATTAGAAGACATGCTGCTGGAATGCAGGTTCCGGGGTGAAAACTGCACTTACAAGAACTTCAGCCCT ATTTACACCAGATACGGGAAATGTTACACATTCAACTCTGGTCTAGATGGAAACCCCTTGTTGACGACTTTAAAAGGCGGAACGGGAAATGGGCTGGAAATCATGCTGGATATTCAACAGGATGAGTACTTGCCAGTTTGGGGTGACACAG ACGAAACCTCATACGAAGCAGGCATCAAAGTTCAGATCCACAGTCAGGATGAGCCGCCCTTCATAGATCAGCTGGGATTTGGTGTGGCCCCTGGTTTTCAAACTTTTGTGTCTTGTCAGCAGCAACTG CTCCAGTATCTTCCTCCTCCGTGGGGCGACTGCAGATCCGCCCCGATGGACTCCGAATACTTCTCCACCTACAGCATCACAGCCTGTCGCATCGACTGTGAGACCCGCTACCTGCTAGAAAACTGCAACTGCAGAATGGTGCACATGCCAG GCACCTCTACCGTCTGCACGCCCGAGCAGTACAAAGACTGTGCTGATCCAGCTTTAG ATTTTCTTGTGGAGAAGGACAACGATTACTGCGTTTGCGATACGCCATGCAACATGACTCGATACGGTAAAGAGCTGTCCATGGTGAAGATACCCAGCAAGGCTTCTGCGAAATATCTTGCCAAGAAGTTCAACAAAACAGAACAGTACATTGC GGACAACATACTGGTGCTGGATATCTTTTTTGAGGCTCTGAACTATGAGAAAATTGAACAAAAGAAGGCCTATGAAGTTGCTGGATTACTTG GTGATATTGGTGGTCAGATGGGTCTGTTTATAGGAGCCAGTGTCTTGACAATATTGgagatatttgattatttgtatGAG GTTTTTAAGGACAAAGTGCTGGGATATTTTCTACGCAAGAGACGGCCACATCGGAGCGCTAGTGACAATCTG CTTTCAAGATGGAGATGA